The following are from one region of the Plutella xylostella chromosome 21, ilPluXylo3.1, whole genome shotgun sequence genome:
- the LOC119693224 gene encoding uncharacterized protein LOC119693224 — MQCGALYFMCVAVCCLHAASEPLQTEDYREASARTRRSEEKDGLALSREIFRNITKQLRQNINREGATDKTDRLLPNKPDDRHHAPYQAYHHHEHHWGPYFEGDAEGGEGASQVTAHVGAEALLHCRVGMLKDKTVMWLRRTSDSAQLLTVGPAPYAGDSRIAVKFQYPNNWRLSINPVRKADGGLYMCQISTHPPRAILANLTVLPPILTINGDETHEVKDRFYKAGSSISLACIISEDYVLSLPSKPPTTTELPTTTTPSTTTTELTTKLSTVFNRIDLVMNKSWSVETTTITSTVSISTTTKKEPPTTAVTTVATTTTKPLVVNNVFGVVWKKQGKDLVSGVTWRNFSATINVASASQNDSGTYSCHLQNHSLAIVNVHVLMAGENQAAVHHDTWNKGSLFWTSQNVILASITPFVLIISYK, encoded by the exons AGCCACTACAAACAGAAGATTACCGGGAGGCCAGCGCGAGGACCCGACGAAGTGAGGAGAAAGATGGACTCGCACTGTCTAGGGAGATATTTCGGAACATCACGAAACAACTGCGCCAGAATATTAACCGAGAGGGCGCGACTGACAAGACCGATCGTTTGTTACCCA ACAAACCGGACGACCGGCACCATGCTCCGTACCAGGCGTACCACCACCACGAGCACCACTGGGGCCCGTACTTCGAGGGGGACGCGGAGGGGGGCGAGGGGGCGTCGCAGGTCACCGCGCACGTCGGGGCCGAGGCCCTGCTGCACTGCCGAGTGGGGATGCTGAAGGATAAGACC GTGATGTGGCTCCGGCGCACGTCCGACTCGGCGCAGCTGCTTACCGTGGGCCCGGCGCCGTACGCGGGCGACAGCCGTATCGCCGTCAAGTTCCAGTACCCCAACAACTGGCGGCTCAGCATCAACCCCGTGCGCAAGGCGGACGGGGGGCTCTACATGTGTCAGATATCTACCCACCCGCCGCGGGCCATATTAGCTAATTTAACAGTTTTGC CCCCAATATTGACCATAAATGGAGACGAAACACACGAAGTAAAAGACAGATTTTACAAAGCCGGTAGCTCAATAAGTTTAGCTTGTATCATATCAGAGGACTACGTCTTATCTCTTCCATCAAAACCACCAACGACCACCGAGTTACCTACCACAACAACACCCTCAACCACTACAACAGAATTAACCACTAAACTGAGTACAGTATTTAATAGGATAGACTTAGTAATGAATAAGAGTTGGAGCGTCGAGACGACTACGATAACTTCAACAGTTAGTATAAGTACGACCACTAAGAAGGAACCACCGACCACGGCGGTGACAACCGTTGCGACAACGACAACCAAACCGTTGGTTGTAAATAACGTGTTTGGAGTCGTTTGGAAGAAGCAAGGCAAGGACCTAGTTTCTGGAGTAACGTGGCGCAATTTTAG CGCAACGATCAACGTCGCTTCGGCGTCGCAAAACGACAGCGGCACATACAGTTGTCATTTGCAGAACCATTCACTGGCCATTGTGAATGTCCACGTTTTAATGG CCGGTGAAAATCAGGCAGCTGTCCATCACGACACGTGGAACAAGGGAAGTTTATTTTGGACTTCGCAGAATGTTATTTTAGCCTCCATAACGCCATTTGTACTCATTATATCGTATAAATag